In Lolium perenne isolate Kyuss_39 chromosome 5, Kyuss_2.0, whole genome shotgun sequence, the sequence AAAAATACATCTCAAAAAAAATTACGCACTAATATCAAGTTCCAAATCTAAATATGTAAAACAATATCATTGACTAAAGTTTTAGAAGTTGGATTTAATCCATTACTTTTTTATTTACCAGAGGAAGTGTTTTTTATTATTATAACTAGTCTAGCGTACGGAAATCAATCCTCCCACTATCCCCATAGAGGGCAACTCTAGTGGGTCGGGTTTTTTTCATACCGAAAGGGCACCACAAGATCACCGGACACGGAAACTTCCAGGAACTGTCCAAACTACATATTACAGAAATCTATATCTATTTTTTTAAATGGGGCAGCCCAACCtcgaaatctatatctatattaaGGTTTTTTCCTCGTGTACTCTATGAAGCATTATgttatactccctccgattcatattacttgacgctaatatagatgtatctagacacatattagttATATATACAtctattttagcatcaagtaaaaGAGTACCTCATTTTCACTGAATCTGGCTTTGTTTTGGAAATTCAAACTATGTAAAGTTTAACCAGGTTTTTAAAATAGATCATTAACATCTACAGTACAAAATAAATATTATGAGATATATCATAAATGTATTTTTCATGCGATATCTATATGATACTGCTACATGATACCATGCGTTGTAgatatagtactccctccgattcatattaattgacttcaatatggatgtatctagacacattttagttctagatacatctatattagagtcaattaatatgaaccggagggagtatgataAATACTACGGAGTATTATGATATGCATGATATATATGATTTAAAAAAATGTATACTTAGACACGCAACCGAACCATAAACATCATATAACAGACGCACACGCGGCTATAAATAGGTCCAAGTCACAGCTGCAAATCTCCATTCTCCAGCACTGCCCATGCACACTGCCAGCACAGCAGCAAGCCAGCAGCCAATAGGAAGAACAGCAACGACACAAGCCATGGCGTCCTCTCGCGTCCTCCAACAGATCGCTCTTCTTCTCCTGGTAGCTGCCGCTGCCACCCACGCGGCCACCATCACCGTCGTGAACAAGTGCTCCTACACAGTCTGGCCTGCCGCGCTCCCGGGCGGCGGCGTGCGGCTCGACCCGGGCCAGACGTGGCCTCTCACCATGCCGGCCGGCACCGCAGCCGCCAGGGTGTGGCCGCGCACGGGGTGCACCTTCAACGGCAGCGGCGTTGGCCGCTGCATCACCGGCGACTGCGCCGGCAAGCTGGCCTGCGCCCTCTCCGGCGAGCAGCCGACAACAATTGCAGAGTACACGCTGGGGAACGGGGACCCGGACTTCTTCGACCTGTCCCTCGTCGACGGGTTCAACGTGCCGATGAGGTTCCAGCCCCTAGACGGCGCTCCGTGCCGTGCCGCCAGCTGCTCCGTGGACATCACGAAGGAGTGCCTGCCGGAGCTGAAGGTCGCCGGAGGGTGCGCCAGCTCCTGCGGCAAGTTCGGCGGGGACACCTACTGCTGCAGGGGCCAGTTCGCGGTCAACTGCCCGCCGACCAACTACTCGATGTTCTTCAAGAGCAAGTGCCCCGACGCATACAGCTATGCCAAGGACGATAAAACAAGCACATTCACCTGCCCGACAGGAACCAACTACCAAATCGTGCTCTGCCCTTAGATAGATATGATATCGATAAATAAGTTAGCATTTAGTCCTATGCAAGGTAGCATCGATCATTTGTATTGTATGTGATGTGCAACATAGCATGCACATGGCTGTATCTCGATCAGTAAATGCAAATTAGCATCTGTGATTCTGAGGGAAATTCACGTTGGACCTCGGGGTACATGGAGCCTTTTATTTTGTCAAAATTTTAAAACTTGATtttgaagtttcaaaaaaaaatgtggGAAAAAATATGGACATACATAATGATGTACTATGTACTAACTAACATATAAAATCTCAACCCGAAACTTTATAGTTTTGCCttaacaaaaatgacaaaatcggaTAGATTTTGGAGGTTTAAAATTTGCACTGTTCACTAGTTAAgatatcagattttgtcatttttgtgcagCCCAAAATGCTGCGTATTTTGATTTGAGATTTTTTTTCCTGTTGGTAGACTACAGTATTTCCTAAATCTAGAATTTTGCTCATATTTTTCTAAACTTTGAAACCCTGTTTTTAATTAAATTGTTCATAAAAGGGGCTACATGGAGCCAGTGCTCCAAACGCTCCACACTCGTTT encodes:
- the LOC127298477 gene encoding pathogenesis-related 5 protein Cup a 3; translation: MHTASTAASQQPIGRTATTQAMASSRVLQQIALLLLVAAAATHAATITVVNKCSYTVWPAALPGGGVRLDPGQTWPLTMPAGTAAARVWPRTGCTFNGSGVGRCITGDCAGKLACALSGEQPTTIAEYTLGNGDPDFFDLSLVDGFNVPMRFQPLDGAPCRAASCSVDITKECLPELKVAGGCASSCGKFGGDTYCCRGQFAVNCPPTNYSMFFKSKCPDAYSYAKDDKTSTFTCPTGTNYQIVLCP